gggtgtttgtaaaaggaatatGGCATCCTGTTAAGCATGAAATTGAGAACAAGGAAGCATTACCAATTCCttgcaattatgaagatattcaaagatgttggaatagagtagtgaagcaacatgaACTTAGAccagatatgttttgttttattatcttgtcttattgtcatgtaaacttggtgatatataaaccaagtgtagcaagtagaataattaactaagcaagcaCATTCTCGGAGAAATATATCAAGCTatattctgtaagcatttctttgtagtttagttgttcaaacttgtaagcagctgtgagctattcaaagcttcacagggttctcatttgatatatatatatatacatatatctggtggatactttcaaatccaccagaaagttttaaaagcttgtgttttattacttagtgttttgatttctatcattCTTTTATTCCGCGCAATTGCTAATCAAatactgttatatttatcaagatAGAActttctttaaatttgaaaaagtatccagaattacattcaacccaccccccttctgtaattcttgttgtattgttagggaataacaactagtatgtttgttgactgatgatcgcatctcattgatcataggtatggtgatactaaagtcaaaacacaggcacatatattagatacatggtgctggattgacctgttatgagatactacatgtttatagtgtcataagttattctcactgtgataatgatgtaatagtccttagacctgaagtcattatatttctatacgagaattaatatactttgattccattaaaacttatccttgaccgggtaatgataaaagtagacattgggtatattatgaatcgtatgggaaatatgaatgatctagatgagatttaaacctcctattttaggagtgatattattggcctcttgtgtgagctagactatgaaatgtgtggtcatgctcaaatgttgatttgatatgatagtctactcattgatcaaggaaacttggattaaactataatgaggatgacacattacatgcctctagtttaatctataatatttggttaaaaggataatattacattgtacattatcacGAAAGGTTAATCGAAtcaccaatttaattattattatttgggtagaaatgatgtattactatatgtctctcattgtttataattttaatatgagatattaaatttattgtcaacgtaataataacatACAGGGTCACACACAAGGAACACTTGaaggagaaataatttaaattatgaatttaaattaaataagtaatttgttttatttatgatattaattaagtattacttaattaattaaataaataaaataaaaaaattatataaactaattctgaaataagttattaattagttaagtgtgacttaattaaataataaatttggatttcagattagtataaattataattagattataattataaaaaaaaactcattcttctctccaTATAAACTCTTTGAGGGCTAATTTATATATAAGGATATATGGTCTACAAAACCCTAGCCGTTCaaggagaaagaggaagagaggtagagatggagttttcgggtgctagtacacatcaatccttcaagaaaagcattcgtgtggatagCATAGAATGTAGATTGTGAGAACGAGATACGTGGCGATTcaacaagatttggaactccattaatcctccattaatgaacttaaagcttctttaaggtaaagattcttactacgaattaaatatctattttcgcagggatcctgcggagggtttcgattttattctggttttaatttaattttaaatcgTTTTTGTTGCATTTATGTGCACGAAACCCTTCATCAACATGAATACTTCACCTTGAATATGTAACTTGATGTTTGTATATGAATACAATTGTAGACTGTTGCTACTACTCATCCTTTTTCACAGCCGACCCTTGTATCAGTACATCCTCTAGTTTAGATTGAGGTGCAATTCTTTAATGTTGCAATTGTATCAACACGAATattttgttagtgtttgtgccctagaaacaacactataatattttagtttaagatatttaattattaatgtttatgttatatcgattattcctcttataatttattatgtcttaagttactgtgatataaatgttagattaataaatgttctTGGAATTTGACATgcattctatatctctaagtacgtgacttagaaatgagattatgagaatagtatcaatattcctaaaggtcctaGTCAAGTAAtattattaagggataataataatgtattaagactagtgtgtttgttgactgatggtCACATCTcgttgatcataggtatagtgatactaaaataaaaaaaaacaggCCCATTTAAATATACAGGGTGCTAGATAGACCCATTCTACATGTTTGATAtatcataagtaattctcacaataataattatataatggtccttagacttgaaatcattatattttcgtacgagaattaatgtactttgattacattaaaagttacctttgaccgagTAATGTTAAAAGTGTACTTCAGGTATATTTTGAATCTTATGAGAAATATGAATAgtctagaaaggatttaaccctcctattttaggagtgatattactGGCCTCTTGTGTGACCTAGACTTTGATATGTGTGGCCCAACTCAAATGTTTATTTGTTATGATACTCTACATATTGACCAAGGAAACCTGGAATAAACTATAATGAAGATGACACGTCatatgcctctagtttaatctataatatgtggttaaagggattatattttATTGTACATTATTaatgaaaggtttaatcgatcacctatttaattattattacttgagtagcaatgatgtattactagatgtcgctcattatttatgattttaaattagatttaaaattcattgtcaacgtaataataacctatacggtcacacacaaagaatgtttgaaggattatttaattttaattagatttaaaattaaattaaagtaatttgaattatttataaaattaattaagtttaacttaataaattagataaataatgatatacgaatttactaatattatttatgaaattcagttgttaaataattaagacttaattattataaaaataaaattttgaataaataataacttctaattatttaagagttataattcatgTTTCTACACTCTAtttaatatctcttgtgtggatGATATTGTTTACAAGACTTTTATTAAAAAACCATAGCCGCCAAGAGAGAAGACGGAGAGAACAAAAAGAAATAACTTTGTGCTAGTATAgatccaatccttgagttcaagcattcgtgtgaaTATCGATAGAGCATAGATCATGAGAGAGGGatgtgtggtgattgaacaagctttcGGGTAGCGAAAAAGTGAAAACCATTACGAGTGGACGgtttttgaataattaaaataataataaaaaaatttataaatcaattataaaataatataacatCATATAAATTATTAGAAAAAATCTAAATAATCTACACCTCATTTTGagaatataaaaattaaaatctCGCAAATTCTAACACATACGAACAACAAACACAGGAAAccaattaacacataattcacaaaATTTACTTACTAATTACATAATACTCATATAATATCCATTTATCATTTGAATAATTACATTATAAAATCCGGGATATCACATTTACTTTGGACTTTATCCCCATGATACCACTCTGTTAGTCACCCATTAAACAAAGGTACATTCTTGAAGGGTACGATATGGAAAACTAACTTCTATAGACAACCCACTACACCATAAACAACCTATTGCAACTAAAAAAAATGTTGTTGTAGGCCCAAAATATTCAAAGGCAATACTTTTTTGGTGTTGGTTTTTTCGATGTTGCCTTTGGGGTCAATAGCAATGCCATGATTCTCTATGTCAACATATATTTTTGTGTTGAAACAGAGGGCAACAACAACAATATTGTTATCCTATACCAACACAGTTTTATGTTTCCTTTGAATTGAAACATCTTGAAAAAGTTAGTAGGTCCTACATGACACGTAAGCTGCCAACTGTGCCCCGTCACATGTGTCATGTCACATGTGCCATGTAAGCACATGTGGGGCCTACATTGGCCACGTAAGCACAAGTGGGGCCCATAGTTCCCCGTAAGCATATGAGGGATCCACTATTGCCACGTCAATATATGTGGGACCCACCATTATCACTTCAGTACATGTGGGACCCACCACTGCCACGTCAGTACATGTGGGCCCACGTTTGCCATGTCAACACATTTGGGGCCCATTTGTGGAACCCACCACCCATATCTATGACAACATAATTTTTATGACAACAGCAACATAAAATGCAAATTTGTTCATTTTTGCCAACAGTTTGGAATCGCAATGGcaactttttttatttttaaaataaaaaatatactaCTTGTACTTAAGCTATCCAATCCATTACCAAATCAATATACAACCCAAAGCAATAATTCAACAAACTTCAATTATCCATCAACTACTATAAATCCACCAACTACATAATAATTTCAACCCCCAGCAACAAACCATTGTAATCAAACTACAATAATCCACCATAAATACTAATAAGCAGATTATTAATTGTAGATACTAAGAAAGTCAGATTATCATAGCAGAGAATAACGCAAAGAATAACTAAGAGCTGGCTCCACCAATCATAGGAGTGCCATTATCATTGTCACTCGAGATGGTGGCACAGAGCTCCCCAAGATCAATCTTGATATTTGGGTCTGCTTCACCTAATTTTTGAAGCACATAGATCAAGTTCTCCTGGACCTTTCTGTTAACCTGTGTATCAACCTCTGTTTGTACTTTTTCGTTCACTTTCACCTCCACTTCTTCAACCAGACTTTCCCGTATCTTTCTTGTGCGATCCTGCACATATGTCTCTATTGGACCAGCAGCATAAATATTGGATGGATTTACAGCTCTCCCTACCAGCCAAGATGAATCATGTGATTTTCCATCTGTGATCAGTTTGTCAACACCCTTTCTTGATGTGTTGAGATTCTTTTTAATCTTATCCTACAAAATTAGGAAATATCAACCAATGAAATTAATCCAGTGCTTATAATATACAGTGGTTTATCAATTATATGCGATTAATTTAAAAAAGCTGAATTCTTACAAGTCTGTAATTGATTACACTAGGATCAGTCTTATATGTGTGTCCCTCTTTTCATTTACAAGTTTTAACAAAAACCAAGCCATCTGATGGTTCACCCACATTAGGCATCTTCTCTTGCATCTTCTTTTTCTAAAAGAAAGGATCACAAGTATTGCAATATCAGTACTTATAGGCCTAGCAGTTTGACGTACAAGTGTGTTCCTTGGGATTAATTTCGGCTGATTACTAAGCATAATTTAATTACATTTGGAGAACAAAAACTAATCCCATCAAGTGTCTAGTAGTCCagcttttattatttattttatgaaataatttttctttaattcCATGGTCTACTTATGAATTAACATAAATATTATCTTCTAATTGCATGTTTTTTACTCTAAGAAACAGAACAATAATTTTGTGTTTTACTTGTGAAAAACTTGACAAGTAATTCAAGGAATGACGTACCATTTTGTGTTTTACTTGTGAAAAACTTCTAGGGCCAGCAGTATGCGTGTCAACTACTTGACGACGACTCTCAACATTTTTTCTAGCCCTTTCCTGGGAAACACATGATAAAATAATTTGCCCTAGTTAATCTCTTTTAGACTGAACTACAAGGATGCTTAGAATTTGAAAGTTACACATATACCTGAACAGTTTCATCCCCCCAATACTCCAAGAGGGCCTTAAAAGTCTCAAGTGGAACATCGTCAAGCCTATTTTCCAGCCTATCCTGATCATTGTCATAACGAGAATAATGTGCCTTCTTCAAGCGACTCCTACGCCCCCTCCAAGATTCTTGAATTGTCATCAAACCACCAGACTCTTAATTCTTCAGGAATAATGTACTGTTGCTTCATTTAAATCAAacataaaatttattaaattaatctTTCTTAGTGTACTGTATAACTAGGAAAACTAACGAAAACTTTTGCACTTATTTACAGTTAATAAATTACCTTCACATCATTCCACATCGTGTCCTTCAGGTTGTCAGGAACATGACGCCAACTTACATAAGTAAGTGGCACACAACGCTTTGCAATTGTCCCGAGAAAGTTGCTAAGCTCAGATACTACATTATCGTTGTCTGAAACAGTCTGATAACGATTATTCATGTCAACCACAACTCTCTTGTCAAAGGGCCTGGAGTGAACTTTGTCCATTCGTGTTCCTCCTCTGAATCTCTTTGGAACTTCAACTTTAAAGaaccaaaaaaaataatatatggACCAATAAGAACGTAGAACAATATGTATTAAATTATCATAATAGTAATAACATTCTCCTACAGTAAGACCTCTCTAATTAATAACATTGTGACAGGtcaattttattaatttttcgaGATGATTAAATTATCGAGGTCACAAAATACAAGGGATATTAAGTTGTAATTTAGGACTAATTTAGCAGATTATTTAAAGGGTACTTTTATTCAGACTTTTCAAGGGAAAATAAAGCACCTTTGCAAAATTATCTAAGCTTTAACAAACAAGAGCTTGGAAATTGTTATGAAGGAAGAataaatcattttttttaaaaaaatcctaGA
This sequence is a window from Apium graveolens cultivar Ventura chromosome 9, ASM990537v1, whole genome shotgun sequence. Protein-coding genes within it:
- the LOC141687246 gene encoding uncharacterized protein LOC141687246: MTIQESWRGRRSRLKKAHYSRYDNDQDRLENRLDDVPLETFKALLEYWGDETVQERARKNVESRRQVVDTHTAGPRSFSQVKHKMDKIKKNLNTSRKGVDKLITDGKSHDSSWLVGRAVNPSNIYAAGPIETYVQDRTRKIRESLVEEVEVKVNEKVQTEVDTQVNRKVQENLIYVLQKLGEADPNIKIDLGELCATISSDNDNGTPMIGGASS